The following coding sequences lie in one Rhizobium binae genomic window:
- a CDS encoding P-loop NTPase family protein encodes MPAAILIGASGSGKTTIAHAIAERAPDNTDVLFFDAIGVPSAEDMMREYGSGEAWQLAKTVEWMQRIAEIAASGRRVVFEGQTRLSFLAEGAMAAAWHDYVPILVDCDDATRATRLTFDRQQPELANPEMMDWANYLRGEARAHGCEILDTSAMSVEQAASRILSFTLTSGTRRSEQGPFLTSR; translated from the coding sequence GGTTCCGGCAAGACGACCATCGCTCACGCAATTGCCGAGCGCGCTCCAGACAATACGGATGTTCTCTTCTTTGACGCGATCGGGGTGCCGAGCGCCGAGGACATGATGAGAGAATATGGATCGGGCGAAGCTTGGCAGTTGGCCAAGACCGTTGAATGGATGCAGAGGATTGCTGAGATTGCAGCGTCAGGACGGCGGGTCGTATTCGAAGGCCAAACTCGGCTTTCGTTCCTGGCCGAGGGGGCGATGGCCGCAGCTTGGCACGACTATGTTCCGATCCTTGTCGATTGCGATGATGCCACAAGAGCCACCCGGCTGACTTTCGACCGGCAACAGCCCGAACTCGCTAATCCCGAGATGATGGACTGGGCGAATTATCTTAGAGGGGAGGCGCGGGCGCATGGATGCGAGATTCTAGACACCTCTGCCATGTCGGTGGAGCAGGCAGCCTCGCGTATATTGAGCTTCACTCTCACTTCCGGCACAAGGCGGTCGGAGCAAGGTCCTTTTTTGACGTCGAGGTGA
- a CDS encoding alpha-mannosidase translates to MPLTIAQRLDRLKVRIAELAHWRDRQSSPIDGWTFEGEPIGHHQDWPHRQGVVHFAARAEAPEGWPLEDIRLQLDLGGESLITLSYPDGQSETFGLDPYHQEFPVKGQRFSIATESVARFPFGEPNRAPRLNKARLIRLDGPAHRLHLLLKQVAEAIEVLGEHEVVPHMMDAAEQSLRSLDWPSDTAAYVARTSDAVMQQKIWELPELAENPAGLSDEQSASAASAFEALTARLKELQKRFPQNGELVLTGHAHIDLAWLWPYRETRRKMRRTFNTALSLMERSADFRFNQSTAHYYAQMEEEDPELLDRIKRKVAEGKWETVGGMWVEPDTNMPTGESLARQVLYGQRYFEKTFGARHSVCWLPDCFGFSGALPQILRQGGIDSFFTIKVNWSETNHIPSDLFWWKGLDGSKVLTHTFDNPMQGYNGFVQADCYVPTWKNFRGKVQHHASLLAVGYGDGGGGVTPEMVEREVQLRDFPAIPQARWGTVKGFYEDAHRTASEKSLPVWDGEIYLELHRATLTTQSGVKRKHRQAERALITAETLASLAHMLGAEKPRSLEADWRVVLKNEFHDILPGSSIREVYQDAEQELGGVIDNARSEQAKALQALSANLPKSGVGKALVVVNPSLAPRPLSATLADGTVVSAADIVAPLSVAVFDRQALQPAGGLKATSDCLENDHLAVVIGKDGAVASLVHKASGREAVDGSANQLWVYPADKPRNWDAWDIDADYAEKAVRLEAPESISLVETGPHRAAIRVVHRYRNSSVTQTYVLTANAKRLDIETTIDWHDRRTLLRTLNPVDVRSRKATFECAFGVVERATHTNTSWEQAMFEAVAHRFVDISEPGFGVALLNNAKYGHSARGNVIGMSLVRGPIYPDPLADEGEQSFTYALMPHEGAWHEGGVLDEALDLNQPLVTAEAQGLSAGTFAPLAVSGTPVAFSGLKPAEEGDGLILRLYEPAGRRGRLSLELPSGWNASQPLNILEEPMERQGPEDIMPFEIRTWRLRKG, encoded by the coding sequence ATGCCTCTGACCATTGCCCAACGCCTCGATCGCCTCAAAGTCCGCATTGCCGAGCTGGCGCATTGGCGCGATCGCCAGAGCAGCCCGATCGACGGCTGGACCTTCGAGGGGGAGCCGATCGGCCATCATCAGGATTGGCCGCATCGACAAGGCGTCGTGCATTTTGCCGCGCGCGCCGAGGCGCCGGAGGGCTGGCCGCTCGAGGATATTCGCCTGCAGCTCGATCTCGGCGGCGAGAGCCTGATCACGCTGAGCTATCCGGATGGACAGAGCGAGACCTTCGGGCTCGATCCCTATCATCAGGAATTTCCGGTCAAGGGCCAGCGTTTTTCGATTGCGACGGAAAGCGTCGCGCGCTTTCCCTTCGGCGAACCGAACCGGGCGCCGCGGCTGAACAAGGCCCGGCTGATCCGGCTCGATGGCCCGGCGCATCGCCTGCACCTTCTCTTGAAGCAGGTGGCCGAGGCGATCGAGGTGCTCGGCGAGCATGAAGTCGTGCCGCATATGATGGATGCGGCCGAGCAGAGCTTGCGCAGTCTCGACTGGCCGTCGGATACCGCCGCTTACGTCGCCCGCACGTCCGATGCCGTCATGCAGCAGAAGATCTGGGAGCTCCCTGAGCTTGCGGAGAACCCGGCAGGCCTCTCCGACGAGCAAAGCGCTTCGGCGGCGTCGGCCTTCGAGGCGCTGACGGCGCGGCTGAAGGAATTGCAGAAGCGCTTCCCACAGAATGGTGAGCTGGTGCTGACCGGCCACGCGCATATCGATCTCGCCTGGCTCTGGCCCTATCGCGAGACGCGCCGCAAGATGCGGCGCACCTTCAATACGGCGCTGTCGCTGATGGAGCGCTCGGCCGATTTCCGCTTCAACCAGTCGACCGCGCATTATTACGCACAGATGGAAGAGGAAGATCCGGAGCTTCTGGACCGCATCAAAAGGAAGGTCGCGGAAGGCAAGTGGGAAACCGTCGGCGGCATGTGGGTGGAACCCGATACCAACATGCCCACAGGCGAGAGCCTCGCCCGCCAGGTTCTCTACGGCCAGCGCTATTTCGAAAAGACTTTCGGCGCGCGCCACTCGGTCTGTTGGCTGCCGGATTGCTTCGGCTTCTCCGGCGCCCTGCCGCAGATCCTGAGACAAGGCGGCATCGACAGCTTCTTCACCATCAAGGTCAACTGGAGCGAGACCAACCATATTCCCTCCGACCTTTTCTGGTGGAAGGGCCTCGACGGCAGCAAGGTTCTTACCCACACCTTCGACAATCCGATGCAGGGCTATAATGGCTTCGTGCAGGCCGATTGCTACGTTCCGACCTGGAAGAATTTCCGTGGCAAGGTGCAGCATCACGCCTCGCTTCTCGCCGTCGGCTATGGCGACGGCGGCGGCGGTGTGACGCCTGAAATGGTGGAGCGCGAAGTGCAGCTGCGCGATTTTCCGGCCATCCCGCAGGCGCGCTGGGGCACGGTCAAAGGCTTTTATGAGGATGCGCACCGCACCGCATCCGAGAAGAGCCTGCCCGTCTGGGACGGCGAGATCTATCTCGAACTGCACCGGGCGACGCTGACGACGCAAAGCGGCGTCAAGCGCAAACATCGGCAGGCCGAACGTGCGCTGATCACCGCCGAAACGCTGGCCTCGCTCGCCCATATGCTCGGAGCCGAAAAGCCAAGAAGCCTGGAGGCGGATTGGCGCGTCGTGCTGAAGAACGAATTCCACGACATCTTGCCGGGTTCGAGCATCCGCGAGGTCTATCAGGATGCGGAGCAGGAGCTCGGCGGCGTCATTGACAATGCCAGGTCCGAGCAGGCAAAGGCCCTGCAGGCGCTTTCCGCCAACTTGCCGAAGAGCGGCGTCGGCAAGGCTCTCGTCGTCGTCAATCCGTCGCTTGCGCCGCGGCCCCTCAGCGCCACGCTCGCCGACGGCACCGTCGTCTCGGCCGCCGACATCGTCGCCCCCCTGTCCGTCGCCGTTTTCGACAGGCAGGCGCTGCAGCCGGCGGGCGGGCTGAAGGCAACCTCCGACTGCCTGGAGAACGATCATCTCGCCGTCGTGATCGGCAAGGATGGCGCGGTCGCGAGCCTCGTCCACAAGGCGAGCGGCCGCGAAGCGGTCGACGGCTCGGCCAACCAGCTCTGGGTCTATCCGGCCGACAAGCCGCGCAACTGGGATGCCTGGGATATCGATGCCGATTATGCCGAAAAGGCCGTCCGTCTCGAAGCGCCCGAAAGCATCAGCCTCGTCGAAACCGGCCCGCACCGCGCGGCCATCCGCGTCGTCCACCGCTACCGCAATTCGAGCGTCACGCAGACCTACGTGCTGACGGCGAACGCCAAGCGGCTCGACATCGAAACGACGATCGACTGGCACGACCGCCGCACCCTGCTGCGCACGCTTAATCCCGTCGATGTCAGGTCGCGCAAGGCGACCTTCGAATGCGCCTTCGGCGTGGTCGAACGGGCGACTCACACCAACACCTCCTGGGAGCAGGCGATGTTCGAGGCCGTCGCCCACCGCTTTGTCGATATCAGCGAACCGGGCTTCGGCGTTGCTCTGCTCAACAATGCCAAATACGGCCACAGCGCCCGCGGCAATGTGATCGGCATGAGCCTGGTGCGCGGTCCGATTTATCCCGATCCGCTGGCCGACGAAGGCGAGCAGAGCTTCACCTATGCGCTGATGCCGCATGAGGGCGCCTGGCATGAGGGCGGCGTGCTGGATGAGGCGCTCGATCTCAACCAGCCGCTCGTGACCGCCGAAGCGCAGGGCCTTTCCGCCGGCACTTTCGCGCCGCTCGCCGTCTCCGGCACGCCCGTCGCCTTCTCGGGCCTGAAGCCCGCCGAAGAGGGCGACGGCCTCATCCTGCGCCTGTACGAACCCGCCGGCCGGCGTGGCAGGCTCTCTCTCGAGCTGCCTTCCGGATGGAACGCGTCGCAGCCGCTCAACATTCTCGAAGAGCCGATGGAGCGCCAAGGGCCCGAGGACATCATGCCGTTCGAAATCCGGACCTGGAGGCTGCGGAAGGGCTGA
- a CDS encoding LysR family transcriptional regulator, whose translation MDSLASVVAFVHAAEQQSYVAAARLAGVSPSAIGKAVARLESRLRVRLFNRTTRSISLTEEGTVLYEHYKRVLDDMQDAEAAVSKGQDRPRGRLRISVPHIVGHHLLMPILPSFAARFPEIELDIDFEDRVVDLITERLDVVVRSGELADARLIARRLGEQHFVVCASPAYLELHGQPETPDDLSRHACIHFKYPSTGRTAPWAFRPPHERLLLPKSLTFNNTDAGLRAARDGLGLAHLPVYVAEPHIRAGTLVPVLTAFMVPFGSLSLVWPSNRQLSPKIRAFVDFVVENFAARPEAFRPAAN comes from the coding sequence GTGGATAGTCTCGCAAGCGTCGTCGCCTTCGTTCATGCCGCCGAACAGCAGAGCTATGTCGCTGCCGCGCGTCTTGCCGGCGTTTCGCCGTCGGCGATCGGCAAAGCGGTGGCGCGCCTTGAAAGCCGCCTCCGCGTGCGGCTTTTCAACCGCACGACGCGCAGCATCAGCCTGACCGAGGAAGGGACAGTCCTCTACGAACACTACAAACGCGTCCTCGACGACATGCAGGATGCGGAGGCGGCCGTGTCCAAGGGCCAGGACCGGCCGAGGGGCCGCCTGCGCATCAGCGTTCCACATATCGTCGGCCACCATCTTCTGATGCCGATCCTGCCGAGCTTCGCCGCGCGCTTCCCCGAGATCGAACTGGACATCGATTTCGAAGACAGGGTCGTCGATCTTATTACGGAGCGGCTGGATGTCGTCGTGCGCAGCGGCGAGCTTGCCGATGCGCGGCTAATCGCCCGTCGTCTCGGCGAGCAGCATTTCGTCGTCTGCGCAAGTCCCGCCTATCTCGAACTTCACGGACAGCCGGAGACGCCTGACGATCTCTCCCGGCACGCCTGCATTCACTTCAAATACCCATCCACCGGCCGTACCGCGCCCTGGGCGTTCCGCCCGCCGCACGAGCGGCTGCTTCTGCCGAAAAGCCTGACATTCAACAATACCGATGCCGGGCTGCGGGCGGCCAGGGATGGGCTCGGCCTCGCGCATCTGCCCGTCTATGTCGCCGAGCCGCATATCCGAGCCGGCACGCTGGTCCCGGTCCTCACCGCCTTCATGGTGCCCTTCGGTTCGCTCTCGCTCGTCTGGCCGTCGAACCGTCAGCTTTCACCAAAAATCCGCGCCTTCGTGGATTTCGTGGTCGAGAATTTCGCCGCCCGGCCCGAGGCTTTTCGACCGGCGGCAAACTGA
- a CDS encoding alpha/beta hydrolase produces MRDYAKELPEHGEKFIGENDLFLEIFHRYHGSQQPGRPPLLFVHGAFTGSWMWSKYIPHFMAAGWDSYCINLRGHYKSRSVDFTQLTFEDYLEDIREAIAEVVDDSGGPPVVIGFSMGGILSQKLAESVEIAGLVLIDSSICRQVHDEVPYQGLAPQAPGLVVPAPARGEQFSADETCEDIAFQRKYLSMESGKAFGAFSFHFGAKGVSVDGARIACPSLVISAVGNDDDDRRGRAAARHIGGEYLGLPGTTHTGLLVGQRYREAVSRIMDWLARLQDCSLPGATRPNGLNGA; encoded by the coding sequence ATGCGGGACTATGCAAAGGAATTGCCTGAACACGGGGAAAAATTTATCGGAGAGAATGACCTCTTCCTGGAGATATTCCATAGGTACCATGGCTCGCAGCAGCCCGGCCGGCCGCCTTTGCTGTTCGTCCATGGCGCCTTCACCGGGAGCTGGATGTGGAGCAAATACATCCCGCATTTCATGGCAGCAGGATGGGACTCTTACTGCATCAATCTGCGGGGCCACTACAAAAGCAGATCGGTCGACTTCACGCAGCTCACGTTCGAGGACTACTTGGAAGATATCCGAGAGGCGATCGCGGAAGTGGTCGATGACAGCGGAGGTCCGCCCGTCGTGATCGGCTTCAGCATGGGCGGGATTCTCAGCCAGAAACTGGCGGAAAGCGTCGAGATTGCCGGGCTGGTGCTGATCGATTCCAGCATCTGCAGGCAAGTGCATGACGAAGTGCCCTATCAGGGCCTCGCACCGCAGGCGCCCGGTCTCGTCGTGCCCGCGCCGGCGCGCGGCGAGCAATTCAGCGCCGATGAGACCTGCGAGGATATCGCGTTCCAGCGGAAGTACCTGTCGATGGAGTCAGGCAAGGCTTTCGGCGCCTTCTCCTTTCATTTCGGAGCGAAGGGCGTTTCCGTCGACGGAGCCCGCATCGCCTGTCCCAGCCTGGTCATCTCAGCCGTTGGCAATGACGACGATGATCGGCGCGGCCGGGCGGCGGCACGGCATATCGGCGGCGAATATCTGGGTCTTCCCGGCACGACGCATACGGGTCTGCTGGTCGGGCAAAGATATCGAGAAGCAGTCAGCAGGATCATGGACTGGCTGGCACGCTTGCAAGATTGCTCCCTTCCAGGCGCGACGCGCCCCAACGGACTTAACGGTGCATGA
- a CDS encoding TetR/AcrR family transcriptional regulator produces MAELTEQNVGEEKRRRRSRKGETRRAEILAAAMRRFAEDGYQNAAIGDIARDVGLSLPGLLHHFPTKVDLLLAILAKRDLDSADFIGHYRADLSGLLEGMVEIFRRNAGMTEVIRAFAILNAESLMKDHPAKAWFLDRATEMQQHIAATFERAAAEGAIDAGIDAKAMAAELIAVMDGLQMLWLRDPDRFDMVGGLEAYVIRLLASLGLKE; encoded by the coding sequence ATGGCGGAATTGACGGAACAGAATGTCGGAGAGGAGAAGCGTCGGAGGCGATCCCGCAAGGGGGAGACGCGCCGCGCGGAGATCCTGGCGGCGGCGATGCGGCGTTTTGCCGAAGACGGCTACCAGAATGCGGCGATCGGCGATATCGCCCGCGATGTCGGCCTGTCGCTGCCCGGCCTGCTGCACCATTTCCCGACCAAGGTCGATCTGCTGCTTGCGATCCTCGCCAAGCGCGATCTCGACAGCGCCGATTTCATCGGCCACTATCGCGCCGATCTCAGCGGCCTGCTCGAGGGCATGGTCGAAATCTTCCGCCGCAATGCCGGTATGACCGAGGTCATCAGGGCTTTCGCCATCCTGAATGCCGAGAGCCTGATGAAGGACCATCCCGCCAAGGCCTGGTTTCTCGACCGCGCCACCGAGATGCAGCAGCATATCGCCGCGACCTTCGAGCGAGCCGCCGCCGAGGGCGCGATCGATGCCGGCATCGACGCCAAGGCCATGGCCGCCGAACTGATCGCCGTCATGGACGGCCTGCAGATGCTCTGGCTGCGCGATCCCGACCGTTTCGACATGGTCGGCGGGCTGGAAGCCTATGTTATCAGGTTGCTGGCGAGCCTCGGCCTGAAGGAATGA
- a CDS encoding glycoside hydrolase family 3 C-terminal domain-containing protein, translating to MIDSILDKMTLEEQVSLLSGADFWTTVPVERLGVPKIKVTDGPNGARGAGSLVAGVKATCFPVAIALGASWNPGLVGEMGAALARQAKSKGAAVLLAPTVNIHRSGLNGRNFECYSEDPMLTAELAVAYIDGVQGEGVAATIKHFAGNESEIERQTMSSDIDERTLREIYLPPFEQAVRRAGVMAVMSSYNRLNGTYTSEHHWLLTKVLREEWGFDGIVMSDWFGSHSTAETINAGLDLEMPGPARDRGEKLVAAVREGKVEAATVRAAARRILVLLERVGAFETKPDLTERAVDLAEDRALIRRLGAEGAVLLKNDGILPLAKTSLDRIAVIGPNAASARVMGGGSAQIAAHYTVSPLEGIRAALSNANSISHAVGCRHNRLIDVFKGKITVEYFKGRGCKGNPLHVETVDKGEFFWFELPSGELDPADFSARMTMQFAPAESGEHVFGMTNAGLARLFVDGALTVDGYEGWTRGENYFGTANDEQRGSAALEAGRSYQLSVEYEPSTATEEGINLIAVRFGVEKPLGEADIEAAVETARNADVALLFVGRDGEWDTEGLDLPNMRLPGRQEELIERVAAANANTVVVLQTGGPIEMPWLGKVRAVLEIWYPGQELGNAVADVLFGDAEPGGRLPQTFPKALTDNSAITGDPTVYPGKDGHVRYAEGVFVGYRHHDTRAVEPLFPFGFGLGYTRFRWSEPRLSAREMGAEGVTISVDLTNIGDRAGAELVQLYVRPPESKVERPDKELRAFAKLSLRAGETRTAVLKILPRDLAYFDIEAGAFRVEPGDYQLIVAANAADIRSVIDLPSPSGYVLTPSSDHGLP from the coding sequence ATGATCGATTCCATTCTCGACAAGATGACCCTCGAGGAGCAGGTATCGCTGCTCTCGGGCGCCGATTTCTGGACGACCGTTCCGGTCGAGCGTCTCGGCGTGCCGAAGATCAAGGTGACGGACGGGCCGAACGGCGCACGCGGCGCCGGCTCGCTGGTCGCGGGCGTCAAGGCGACCTGCTTTCCCGTCGCAATCGCGCTCGGCGCCAGCTGGAATCCCGGTCTTGTCGGCGAGATGGGTGCGGCGCTTGCCCGCCAGGCAAAGAGCAAGGGGGCGGCCGTGCTGCTCGCGCCCACGGTGAATATTCACCGCTCCGGCCTCAACGGGCGGAATTTTGAATGCTACTCCGAAGATCCGATGCTGACGGCCGAGCTTGCCGTCGCCTATATCGACGGGGTGCAGGGCGAGGGCGTCGCCGCGACGATCAAGCATTTTGCCGGCAATGAATCCGAGATCGAGCGCCAGACCATGTCGTCCGATATCGATGAGCGGACGCTGCGCGAAATCTACCTGCCGCCCTTCGAACAGGCGGTGCGCCGCGCCGGCGTCATGGCGGTCATGTCCTCCTATAACCGCCTGAACGGCACCTATACCAGCGAGCATCACTGGCTGCTGACCAAGGTGCTGCGCGAGGAATGGGGCTTCGACGGCATCGTCATGTCCGACTGGTTCGGCTCGCATTCCACCGCCGAGACGATCAATGCCGGGCTCGACCTCGAAATGCCGGGTCCGGCGCGCGACCGCGGCGAGAAGCTGGTGGCCGCCGTGCGCGAGGGCAAGGTCGAAGCCGCCACGGTACGCGCCGCGGCGCGGCGCATATTGGTTTTGCTGGAGCGCGTCGGCGCCTTCGAGACGAAGCCTGATCTCACCGAGCGGGCGGTCGACCTGGCGGAGGACCGGGCGCTGATCCGGCGTCTCGGGGCAGAGGGCGCGGTGCTCCTGAAAAACGACGGCATTCTGCCGCTCGCCAAGACCTCTCTCGACCGAATCGCCGTCATCGGTCCCAATGCGGCGAGCGCCCGCGTCATGGGCGGCGGCAGCGCGCAGATCGCGGCGCATTATACGGTGAGCCCGCTCGAAGGCATTCGCGCTGCACTTTCCAATGCCAACAGCATCAGCCACGCGGTGGGCTGCCGCCATAACCGCCTGATCGACGTGTTCAAGGGAAAGATTACGGTCGAATATTTCAAGGGGCGCGGCTGCAAGGGCAATCCCCTCCATGTCGAGACGGTCGACAAGGGTGAGTTCTTCTGGTTCGAGCTGCCCTCCGGCGAACTCGATCCCGCTGATTTCTCCGCCCGGATGACGATGCAGTTCGCGCCTGCTGAGAGCGGCGAGCATGTCTTCGGCATGACCAATGCCGGGCTGGCGCGGCTTTTCGTCGATGGCGCACTGACGGTCGATGGGTATGAAGGCTGGACGCGCGGCGAGAATTATTTCGGGACCGCCAATGACGAGCAGCGCGGCAGCGCGGCCCTCGAAGCGGGCCGGTCCTATCAGCTCAGCGTCGAATATGAGCCGTCGACCGCGACCGAGGAGGGCATCAACCTCATCGCCGTCCGCTTCGGTGTGGAGAAGCCGCTCGGCGAGGCCGATATCGAAGCCGCCGTCGAGACGGCGCGCAATGCCGATGTGGCGCTGCTCTTCGTCGGCCGCGACGGCGAATGGGATACCGAAGGATTGGATCTACCGAACATGCGGCTTCCGGGCCGGCAAGAGGAACTGATCGAACGGGTCGCCGCCGCCAACGCCAACACCGTCGTCGTGCTGCAGACCGGCGGCCCCATCGAAATGCCCTGGCTCGGCAAAGTCCGCGCGGTGCTTGAGATTTGGTATCCCGGTCAGGAACTCGGCAACGCCGTCGCCGACGTCCTGTTCGGCGATGCCGAACCCGGCGGGCGCCTACCGCAGACTTTCCCCAAGGCGCTGACCGACAATTCCGCCATTACAGGCGATCCGACCGTCTATCCCGGCAAGGACGGTCATGTGCGTTATGCCGAAGGCGTCTTCGTCGGCTACCGCCATCACGATACACGCGCCGTCGAACCGCTCTTCCCCTTCGGCTTCGGCCTTGGCTATACCCGCTTCCGTTGGAGCGAACCGCGGCTGTCGGCGCGCGAAATGGGAGCTGAAGGCGTGACGATCAGTGTCGATCTGACCAATATCGGCGACCGGGCCGGAGCGGAGCTGGTCCAGCTCTATGTGCGCCCGCCAGAATCCAAGGTGGAGCGGCCGGACAAGGAACTGCGTGCCTTCGCCAAGCTTTCGTTGCGGGCCGGCGAGACCCGCACAGCGGTCCTGAAGATCCTGCCGCGAGATCTCGCTTATTTCGACATCGAGGCCGGCGCCTTCCGGGTGGAGCCGGGCGATTATCAGCTGATCGTGGCGGCCAATGCTGCCGACATAAGATCTGTGATCGACCTGCCCTCGCCATCGGGCTACGTGCTGACGCCGTCAAGCGACCACGGGCTTCCTTAA
- a CDS encoding Hsp20 family protein gives MRNEFDFAPLYRSSIGFDRVFNLLNNAQRLQAIDAWPPYDIVKTGEDDYRIQMAVAGFAEGDLDITQERNVLVVKGQKAEAKDGEYLHRGIAGRTFERRFELADHVRVENASLTNGILSIALKREVPEAMKPRKIAIGDGSFQQAPLQIEAKRQVA, from the coding sequence ATGAGAAACGAATTCGACTTCGCCCCCCTTTATCGGTCCAGCATCGGCTTCGACCGTGTCTTCAATCTTCTGAACAATGCGCAGCGTCTGCAGGCGATCGATGCCTGGCCGCCCTATGACATCGTCAAGACGGGCGAAGACGACTATCGCATTCAGATGGCGGTTGCCGGTTTCGCGGAGGGCGACCTCGACATCACCCAGGAGCGGAACGTTCTCGTGGTGAAGGGGCAGAAGGCCGAAGCGAAAGACGGTGAATATCTGCATCGCGGTATCGCTGGTCGCACGTTTGAGCGCCGCTTTGAACTGGCCGATCACGTCAGGGTCGAGAATGCATCGTTGACCAATGGTATTCTTTCCATCGCGCTGAAGCGCGAAGTGCCTGAAGCGATGAAACCGCGCAAGATCGCCATCGGCGACGGCTCCTTTCAGCAGGCGCCTCTTCAGATCGAAGCCAAGCGTCAGGTGGCTTAA
- a CDS encoding OmpA family protein, with translation MPATTAYMRRLAAAATLLALTACTTAPDVASLEEPAVAPMTGQTNDPAPGFENVAAGSEEDFILNVGRRIYFKEDSAALDSVAMATLDNQAAWLNKNPNWLLKLQGFADDSGSLSTMQTLSQKRADAAMAYLASRGVDPSRMWAKGYGNDREVRDCTERSCKVQNRRVVSNLRAARETS, from the coding sequence ATGCCCGCTACAACAGCATATATGAGGCGGCTGGCGGCCGCGGCCACGCTCTTGGCGCTCACCGCCTGCACCACCGCTCCCGATGTCGCCTCGCTGGAAGAACCTGCCGTCGCCCCGATGACGGGCCAGACCAACGATCCCGCGCCCGGTTTCGAGAATGTCGCAGCGGGCAGCGAGGAGGATTTCATTCTCAATGTGGGCCGGCGGATCTATTTCAAGGAGGATTCTGCGGCCCTCGATTCCGTCGCCATGGCGACACTGGACAACCAAGCGGCCTGGCTCAACAAAAACCCGAACTGGCTGCTCAAGCTGCAAGGCTTTGCCGACGATTCCGGCTCCCTTTCGACAATGCAGACGCTGTCGCAGAAGCGGGCGGATGCGGCGATGGCTTATCTCGCCTCGAGAGGCGTGGACCCCAGCCGCATGTGGGCCAAGGGTTACGGCAACGACCGCGAAGTCCGCGATTGTACGGAGCGCTCGTGCAAGGTGCAGAACCGGCGCGTCGTCTCCAATCTACGCGCCGCGCGGGAGACAAGCTGA
- a CDS encoding L,D-transpeptidase produces the protein MMWNRRNIVLGGLALLGSGAVRKPALAAASSYFDGTAVDNGVTYRSTNFSKIDKRWHRQVVKYFSSEPIGTVVVDTRHHFLYVIMENKTAIRYGVGVGREGFKWFGRATIDAKSLWPRWTPPPEMRKRHPELPEFVDGGSPKNPLGPRAMYLHRDGVDTGYRFHGTLEPWSIGKDASSGCIRMFNEDAVDLYQRCPIGTAVQVLPHIADQADSTAQLGQAAPVE, from the coding sequence ATGATGTGGAACCGCAGGAACATTGTGCTTGGGGGATTGGCGTTGCTTGGGAGCGGCGCTGTTCGGAAACCGGCGCTCGCCGCCGCATCTTCTTATTTTGACGGCACGGCCGTCGATAACGGCGTAACGTATCGCAGCACCAATTTCTCCAAAATCGACAAGCGGTGGCACCGTCAGGTCGTCAAATATTTCAGCAGCGAGCCGATCGGCACCGTTGTCGTCGACACCAGACACCATTTCCTCTACGTGATCATGGAGAACAAGACCGCCATTCGCTACGGCGTCGGCGTCGGCCGCGAAGGCTTCAAATGGTTCGGTCGCGCCACGATCGACGCCAAATCGCTCTGGCCGCGCTGGACGCCGCCGCCGGAGATGCGCAAGCGCCATCCCGAACTGCCGGAATTCGTCGATGGCGGTTCACCGAAAAATCCGCTCGGACCTCGCGCCATGTATCTGCATCGTGACGGCGTCGATACCGGCTATCGCTTCCACGGCACGCTGGAGCCATGGAGCATCGGCAAGGACGCCTCCAGCGGCTGTATCCGGATGTTCAACGAAGACGCCGTCGATCTCTATCAGCGCTGCCCCATCGGCACGGCCGTGCAGGTTCTGCCGCACATTGCCGACCAGGCGGATAGTACCGCTCAGCTTGGCCAAGCAGCCCCGGTCGAATGA